The segment ACTTTGTTTAGTATCGGCTAGTGCCACACTCAACTAGTACATGTCTTCTGTGCTTGAACTCTTCTGCCAAGCACCATTTTTATAAGATTAATTGGTGCTTTAGGTGGGATTCTATTTTATATTATCTTATTTGTTTCGTTGCTTCAGCCCTTAGTGAACCTACTACCGCAATACTACTAAAGACAGCTTTTCGCGACTCCTCTTATCAATCTGGTCAATTGTTGCACCAGGAGAGGGGAGGTTGAGCTGAGAGGGGTTCATGGAGATGGAGGGGAGGGGCCTGTCTGATTTGTTCAGGAACACCAGCGAGGAGATCTTCCTCAAGGCAGTGATGGAGAACTCAATGGGAGTGGCAGCAGCGCCAAGCATGGAGATGCTGGGGTTCAAGAACATGTCGCAAGGTCTCAGAGAAGATAGCGAGGAGTTGTTCAACAGCTGGCTTATGAATGGAGAGGCAAGAATTCTGAACTTTTCCTGTCGTTTCTTCTCTCTCTGAGCATGAAGATGAAATAGTTCATGGTTCAGAAGATATGGTCCCTTTTGCTGGGGATCACTCACTTCTTCTATCATTTCAGAAAGTACATATGGATGTTTTATAAGCTATATGAACATGAATACTAAAGTGCCACTTGATATGTTGGCTAATCTCTTACTCAGGAATCTATCACCTAAATGTATGGCTGCTTATTTGCAGATCCCAGTATTTGGTGCAGTGAACAATCGCCCTCGACAGCCATCTAGGTAAGATACTAGTAAACGATGCAGAGTTAACTAAATTTGCTAGGTCTGTAAATATACACCAATGAAAGAAATTATGTACTTAGGTGGAGAGAGCACCTCAAACCAAAGATCAGTAATTTAATTGGAACTAATCTAAAAAAGGCTATCTGAACTCATATGCCTCAGATACTAAATAGATCGTGTTACCGATTTTCTTCTAAAACCTGACTTTAAGAAAGCATATAAAGGTACGTATATTACCCAATTAAAGGTTGGAAAAGCATCAAATGTCTACTCCTATTATGATCAACTCCTGTGATTTGGTTAGCTGTAACTCCTAACTCACAAGGTGTTGTCCGAAACTATGCAGGTTGTCATCAGAAGCTGCAGGCCATCCGAATCAACAGCATGACATTGCTCAACAAAGTTTTATCACCGACAACTTGGTTCAACAGAAtttagcaatcccttcagtCGAATATCCAAATAACCACAACCAGCAATCACTCAAGTACTGTATTTATACGCCAACATCACCTTCCACAGTTTCTTAAAAATAACattctactttttttttctcgaacacgaaCATTCTACTTTATGGTCTATGTATTGTGAGTTTTATTGatcttgcttttttttttgccataaCAGAAATGCAGCAGAGAAGGGAATGCAAGCCAGTGACCTGCTTCTAGCAAAAGTTAGTCATCTTCACAGTCCAGTTGCTACCATATTCACAATTTTGTATGGGTAAAAAAACAGtaatttttcttattttatccATTTCTAGGCCTGGTTCCACAGCACTCAACCAATGACTAGAAGTCGTTCGTCAGAGTTAAGGCAGGGCCTTTTTTATTCCATGTGCACTATTACCTTCCcgcatgaaaaatttttggttctTGCCTCAATTTTCTTGGTCATATTTACAGGAGGAGGTATGCTGCAATGCAAACTAATTTGGCACCAATAACTATAGGAAGCATTGAAGCAACTAACCAATTAAAACAAGATTTTACAAACACAACAAACAGCACACCAGTGAGCAACACACCTGTTCATACACCAAAGTTTGTATCTCCTTCAAGTTCATCAACATCCCCTCTGGATAATCCACATATGGCAGCACAAGATACTGTTACCTCAGTGGTGAGCATGCTCAAGGACACGCTTGAGCGCAAGAAGCTTGGTAGCCATGCTAACAAAGACACCTCAGTAGGCAATTCTTTTGGATTCTATGACACTCAGCAGTTTCAACAGAACATTCTTGGAGGAACAGATTTCTTTCCCATAGTGACAACTGCCCAAGTTCAGGATTCCATGATGCTTCCCAAGGTCGATAGACCCATGGAACCAAACAATGGTAACTTTGTTGCTCCTG is part of the Sorghum bicolor cultivar BTx623 chromosome 10, Sorghum_bicolor_NCBIv3, whole genome shotgun sequence genome and harbors:
- the LOC8066913 gene encoding uncharacterized protein LOC8066913 — its product is MEMEGRGLSDLFRNTSEEIFLKAVMENSMGVAAAPSMEMLGFKNMSQGLREDSEELFNSWLMNGEIPVFGAVNNRPRQPSRLSSEAAGHPNQQHDIAQQSFITDNLVQQNLAIPSVEYPNNHNQQSLKNAAEKGMQASDLLLAKAWFHSTQPMTRSRSSELRRRYAAMQTNLAPITIGSIEATNQLKQDFTNTTNSTPVSNTPVHTPKFVSPSSSSTSPLDNPHMAAQDTVTSVVSMLKDTLERKKLGSHANKDTSVGNSFGFYDTQQFQQNILGGTDFFPIVTTAQVQDSMMLPKVDRPMEPNNGNFVAPANQVWFGAASREPSHSGSSTAMTTHSAGFEMCDELPPTGQAMSVCESSRKNAANGTTGCKSKGKEYRERIQKDTLKDERKKAALTRMGSISSEQAADNGDPTKKRRVERSRKMAEAKERSSTPVIPSDMQAVLKRCETLEKEVRSLKLNLSFMNRKDSEQTKQIEELQKQNEDLTEEKERLLEEIERIVSDPNT